A DNA window from Streptomyces canus contains the following coding sequences:
- a CDS encoding LLM class F420-dependent oxidoreductase, with product MTLRICVFTEPHRGADYEDQLRFVRLVEAGGFEGFFRADHYQAMGADPGLPGPTDAWLTLGALARETSRIRLGTLVTSATFRLPGPLAVMVAQVDRMSSGRVELGIGAGWYEREHTSYGIPFPAVQERFDRLEEQLAVITGLWRTPVGESFSYRGDHYQLVDAPALPKPVQVPAPPIIVGGRGPKRTPELAARYADEFNMPFKSVAETAQAYQRVAEACDRTGRADAGQPPLVLSAGVVVAIGRTDAEAQRRAAPLHVKSALPPEDPVVGSPAQLVERLGEFSAIGACRIHLRLIDFSDLDHLELIAGEVLPQL from the coding sequence ATGACCCTGCGGATCTGCGTCTTCACCGAGCCGCACCGCGGCGCCGACTACGAAGATCAGCTGCGCTTTGTGCGACTCGTCGAGGCCGGCGGGTTCGAGGGCTTCTTCCGGGCCGACCACTACCAGGCGATGGGCGCCGATCCCGGGCTGCCCGGACCCACCGACGCGTGGCTCACGCTGGGCGCGCTCGCCCGGGAGACCTCCAGGATCCGGCTGGGAACCCTGGTCACCTCGGCCACCTTCCGTCTGCCAGGCCCGCTGGCCGTGATGGTGGCGCAGGTCGACCGGATGAGCTCCGGGCGGGTCGAGCTGGGCATCGGCGCCGGCTGGTACGAACGAGAACACACCTCGTACGGCATTCCGTTCCCGGCCGTCCAGGAGCGCTTCGACCGGCTGGAGGAGCAGCTGGCGGTGATCACCGGGCTGTGGCGGACACCGGTCGGCGAGAGCTTCAGCTACCGCGGCGACCACTACCAGCTGGTCGACGCGCCAGCTCTGCCGAAGCCGGTGCAGGTGCCGGCCCCGCCGATCATCGTCGGGGGCCGCGGCCCCAAGCGCACCCCGGAGCTGGCCGCCCGGTATGCCGACGAGTTCAACATGCCCTTCAAGTCGGTGGCAGAGACGGCCCAGGCGTACCAACGGGTTGCCGAGGCGTGTGACCGGACCGGCCGGGCCGACGCCGGTCAGCCACCGCTGGTGCTCTCGGCCGGTGTCGTGGTCGCGATCGGCCGTACCGACGCGGAGGCGCAGCGGCGGGCCGCCCCACTGCACGTCAAGAGCGCGCTGCCGCCGGAGGATCCGGTGGTCGGATCCCCGGCCCAGCTCGTGGAGCGGCTCGGCGAGTTCTCCGCGATCGGCGCATGCCGGATCCATCTGCGACTGATCGACTTCTCTGACCTCGACCACCTGGAACTCATCGCCGGTGAGGTGCTCCCGCAGCTGTAG
- a CDS encoding ABC transporter ATP-binding protein, which translates to MIRLTGVSRSFTSRSGSTMALQGIGLHIAEGEFVAVVGRSGCGKSTLLRLIAGLLPVTEGEIIIGGERVTGARRDVALLFQRPALLPWRSVLDNVLLPAEIFGWSKAERRDQACRLLETAGLSGFEKHRPHELSGGMQQRVSLCRSLMGKPRVLLMDEPFSALDALTRAELAVELQRVHIENSATVVFVTHSIDEAVLLADRVVVLSPRPGRIRKVVDIAIPRPRTLGRTAHLGEVARCSADLHELLMERDMSTSAETEER; encoded by the coding sequence TCGGCCTTCACATCGCCGAGGGTGAGTTCGTGGCGGTAGTGGGCCGTTCCGGGTGCGGCAAGTCCACACTGCTCAGGCTGATCGCCGGGCTGCTGCCGGTCACCGAGGGCGAGATCATCATCGGCGGCGAGCGGGTCACCGGAGCCCGGCGGGATGTCGCCCTGCTGTTCCAGCGGCCGGCCCTGCTGCCCTGGCGGTCCGTCCTCGACAACGTCCTGCTGCCCGCGGAGATCTTCGGCTGGAGCAAGGCAGAGCGCCGCGACCAGGCGTGCCGGCTGCTGGAGACGGCCGGACTGAGCGGCTTCGAGAAGCACCGGCCGCACGAGCTTTCCGGCGGTATGCAGCAACGTGTCTCATTGTGCCGGTCGCTGATGGGCAAGCCCCGGGTGCTGCTCATGGACGAACCGTTCTCCGCACTCGACGCGCTGACCCGCGCGGAACTCGCGGTGGAGCTGCAACGCGTCCACATCGAAAACTCCGCCACCGTCGTCTTTGTCACCCACTCGATAGACGAGGCCGTGCTGCTCGCCGACCGGGTGGTGGTGCTCAGTCCGCGCCCGGGCCGGATCCGCAAGGTCGTCGACATCGCCATTCCCCGGCCGAGGACGCTGGGCCGAACTGCGCACCTCGGCGAAGTGGCCCGGTGCAGCGCCGATCTGCACGAGCTGCTGATGGAACGGGACATGTCCACGTCGGCCGAAACGGAGGAGCGATGA